A single genomic interval of Zingiber officinale cultivar Zhangliang chromosome 4A, Zo_v1.1, whole genome shotgun sequence harbors:
- the LOC121969557 gene encoding GATA transcription factor 11-like isoform X2, protein MEDGMGDLFDHIEDFLDFPGEEDVFGLMEPCGGMSGALLLPPLPVPVADELLGDGVGEDSLDGFITADNKAGVDFSKEDDKWDEIDIMQLEWMSKFLDDPESSLGLHSGGGDAVDKSATSDDRPGETKADQRCFFRTSSPVSVLEPSTNTGGRGISESSSSSSYSSSSTSASYFIGGKKDTPLSRPEPPTVLAVPARARTKRARPAAFVPRPHVVVPCSPPAPTETVAALPSPLSSESFEESSFRAPPRPLPSKKSKKRNHPTDEGDYSCSPPAVRKCLHCEITKTPQWRAGPLGPKTLCNACGVRYKSGRLFPEYRPAASPTFVPAVHSNSHRKVVEMRNMADHNTVVTDDCDLLEYIRRRA, encoded by the exons ATGGAGGACGGCATGGGCGACTTGTTCGACCACATCGAGGACTTCCTCGACTTCCCTGGCGAAGAGGACGTGTTCGGGCTGATGGAGCCCTGCGGCGGTATGAGCGGCGCGTTGTTGCTTCCGCCGCTTCCGGTGCCGGTTGCCGATGAGCTTTTAGGAGACGGCGTCGGTGAGGACTCGCTCGATGGCTTCATTACAGCAGACAACAAGGCTGGGGTCGACTTCagcaaggaagacgacaag TGGGATGAGATTGACATTATGCAATTGGAATGGATGTCCAAATTCCTTGATGACCCTGAGTCCTCCCTCGGTCTCCATAGCGGCGGCGGCGACGCTGTCGACAAAAGTGCCACCAGCGATGACAGACCCGGCGAAACTAAAGCCGATCAGCGTTGTTTCTTTCGCACTTCGAGCCCTGTCTCTGTGCTCGAACCGAGCACGAACACCGGTGGCAGGGGCATCAGCGAGTCGTCGTCATCGTCCTCTTACTCTTCATCGTCGACCTCTGCTTCCTACTTCATCGGCGGTAAGAAGGACACTCCTCTTAGCAGGCCGGAGCCACCCACGGTGTTAGCCGTTCCCGCTCGCGCGCGGACCAAGCGCGCACGTCCGGCCGCATTCGTTCCCCGTCCCCACGTCGTCGTCCCCTGTTCCCCGCCGGCGCCAACCGAGACGGTTGCGGCCCTCCCCTCTCCGCTTTCCTCCGAGAGCTTCGAGGAGTCATCATTTCGTGCTCCGCCGCGGCCGCTTCCCAGCAAAAAGAGCAAGAAGAGGAACCATCCAACCGACGAGGGGGACTACTCGTGCTCGCCACCGGCGGTGCGTAAGTGCTTGCATTGCGAAATCACCAAGACCCCGCAGTGGAGGGCGGGGCCTCTCGGTCCAAAGACCCTCTGCAACGCCTGCGGCGTCCGCTACAAGTCCGGCCGGCTCTTCCCGGAGTACCGCCCCGCCGCCAGCCCCACCTTCGTCCCCGCCGTTCACTCCAACTCCCACAGAAAGGTCGTCGAGATGCGcaacatggccgaccacaacactgTCGTCACCGACGACTGCGATCTCCTCGAGTACATTCGCCGGCGAGCGTGA
- the LOC121969554 gene encoding vacuolar protein sorting-associated protein 25-like isoform X1: MQKLGDFKLPQFFNYPPFFTLQPVKETRDNQVKLWKELILSYCRSQRIFVIGLEEDLPLFSNPVIERSLSHEAREVFLSAMVNEGRAEWMDKGHKKCLLLWLRIQEWADYILYFVKENGFADSVMTIEEIRSGIETRGTELARIDRGLLVRALKLLEQKGKVAIFKGTSTDDDGVKFSA; encoded by the exons ATGCAGAAATTAGGAGACTTTAAGCTTCCTCAGTTCTTCAACTACCCGCCCTTCTTCAC TTTGCAGCCTGTGAAGGAAACACGTGATAATCAAGTGAAGCTATGGAAAGAGCTGATACTTAGCTACTGCAGAAGTCAAAGGATATTTGTGATAGGATTAGAAGAAGATTTGCCTCTTTTTTCTAATCCAGTAATTGAAA GATCTTTAAGCCATGAGGCAAGGGAAGTATTTCTTTCTGCTATGGTAAATGAAG GTCGTGCAGAATGGATGGACAAAGGTCATAAGAAATGTCTTCTACTTTGGTTAAGAATCCaagagtgggctgattatattttGTACTTT GTTAAAGAAAATGGGTTTGCGGACAGTGTCATGACTATCGAAGAAATACGGTCGGGGATTGAAACTCGTGGCACTG AGCTTGCGAGGATTGATCGTGGTTTACTCGTGCGGGCTCTGAAACTACTCGAGCAGAAAGGTAAAGTTGCAATCTTCAAGGGGACATCAACGGATGATGATGGGGTGAAGTTCTCTGCTTAA
- the LOC121969554 gene encoding vacuolar protein sorting-associated protein 25-like isoform X2 translates to MQKLGDFKLPQFFNYPPFFTLQPVKETRDNQVKLWKELILSYCRSQRIFVIGLEEDLPLFSNPVIESRAEWMDKGHKKCLLLWLRIQEWADYILYFVKENGFADSVMTIEEIRSGIETRGTELARIDRGLLVRALKLLEQKGKVAIFKGTSTDDDGVKFSA, encoded by the exons ATGCAGAAATTAGGAGACTTTAAGCTTCCTCAGTTCTTCAACTACCCGCCCTTCTTCAC TTTGCAGCCTGTGAAGGAAACACGTGATAATCAAGTGAAGCTATGGAAAGAGCTGATACTTAGCTACTGCAGAAGTCAAAGGATATTTGTGATAGGATTAGAAGAAGATTTGCCTCTTTTTTCTAATCCAGTAATTGAAA GTCGTGCAGAATGGATGGACAAAGGTCATAAGAAATGTCTTCTACTTTGGTTAAGAATCCaagagtgggctgattatattttGTACTTT GTTAAAGAAAATGGGTTTGCGGACAGTGTCATGACTATCGAAGAAATACGGTCGGGGATTGAAACTCGTGGCACTG AGCTTGCGAGGATTGATCGTGGTTTACTCGTGCGGGCTCTGAAACTACTCGAGCAGAAAGGTAAAGTTGCAATCTTCAAGGGGACATCAACGGATGATGATGGGGTGAAGTTCTCTGCTTAA
- the LOC121969556 gene encoding GDP-mannose 4,6 dehydratase 1-like gives MASHESNNGTNENKEKAHAASAVPRSIPGDQRKVALITGITGQDGSYLTEFLLGKGYEVHGLIRRSSNFNTSRLDHLYVDPHNAAKARMKLHYADLSDASSLRRWVDALLPDEVYNLAAQSHVAVSFEIPDYTADVVATGALRLLEAVRCSPKPARYYQAGSSEMFGSTPPPQSETSPFHPRSPYAAAKVAAHWYTVNYREAYGVFACNGILFNHESPRRGENFVTRKITRAVGRIRLGLQTKVFLGNLSAARDWGFAGDYVEAMWMMLQQEEAGDYVVATEESHTVEEFLQAAFGYVGLDWKEHVVIDPRYFRPAEVDSLKGDSSKARKALGWKPKVGFPELVKMMVDHDVEIAKREKVLADAGYIDAHQQP, from the coding sequence ATGGCGTCCCATGAATCCAACAACGGCACCAACGAAAACAAGGAGAAGGCCCATGCCGCTTCCGCGGTCCCAAGGTCGATTCCCGGCGATCAGCGGAAGGTTGCCCTGATCACCGGGATCACGGGGCAGGACGGATCGTACCTGACGGAGTTCCTGCTGGGGAAGGGGTACGAAGTGCACGGCCTCATCCGCCGCTCCTCCAACTTCAACACTTCCCGCCTAGATCACCTCTACGTCGACCCCCACAACGCCGCCAAGGCTCGGATGAAGCTTCACTATGCCGATCTCTCCGACGCCTCATCCCTACGCCGCTGGGTCGACGCCCTCCTCCCCGACGAGGTCTACAACCTCGCCGCTCAGTCCCATGTCGCCGTCTCCTTCGAGATCCCCGACTACACCGCCGACGTCGTCGCCACCGGCGCCCTCCGCCTCCTCGAGGCCGTCCGGTGTTCCCCCAAGCCCGCCCGCTACTACCAGGCAGGATCTTCGGAGATGTTCGGCTCCACGCCGCCGCCCCAGTCGGAGACCTCCCCCTTCCACCCGCGATCCCCCTACGCGGCCGCCAAGGTTGCCGCCCACTGGTACACCGTCAACTACCGCGAGGCCTACGGGGTCTTCGCCTGCAACGGCATCCTCTTCAACCACGAGAGCCCCCGCCGCGGCGAGAACTTTGTGACCCGCAAGATCACCCGCGCCGTCGGCCGGATCCGCCTCGGCCTCCAGACGAAGGTCTTCCTCGGGAACCTGTCAGCCGCCCGGGACTGGGGCTTCGCCGGCGACTACGTGGAGGCGATGTGGATGATGCTGCAGCAGGAGGAGGCGGGGGACTACGTGGTGGCGACGGAGGAGTCCCACACGGTGGAGGAGTTCCTGCAGGCGGCGTTCGGCTACGTGGGACTGGATTGGAAGGAGCACGTGGTGATCGATCCCCGGTACTTCCGGCCTGCGGAGGTGGACAGCCTGAAGGGCGACTCGAGCAAGGCGAGGAAGGCGCTGGGGTGGAAGCCCAAGGTGGGGTTCCCGGAGCTGGTTAAGATGATGGTGGACCATGACGTGGAGATCGCCAAGAGGGAGAAGGTGCTCGCCGACGCCGGATATATCGACGCCCACCAGCAGCCCTAG
- the LOC121973141 gene encoding uncharacterized protein LOC121973141 has translation MASRGLTFSIAIAVAVVTVMISMEATTAQRNNNNNGRGRGNGRGKGFLDPASTHYIVLDPRSATGQERFFCLARGRCHYQIIDCPAQCPQRKPRRNRRVKGCFADCSSRCETTCRRRLPNCRGYGSVCYDPRFVGGDGQMFYFHGAKGGNFSLVSDEQFQINAHFIGWRPEGRSRDFTWVQSLAVIFDSHVLVVAAKPVAKWDDRLDALAVLWDGEEVDLPADGDAEWRRALPESNGEEIDEIIEVDQREVVVERTADRNSAKVTVSGLVEMDVKVAPITAEEDRAHNYRLPPGDAFAHLEMQFQFKRLTEKVEGVLGQTYRPGYVSPVKKGVAMPMMGGEDKYQLPSFLSTTCAKCIYRPAAGVVDVAQY, from the exons ATGGCGTCAAGGGGCTTGACGTTTTCCATTGCGATCGCGGTCGCGGTGGTGACCGTGATGATCTCCATGGAGGCCACGACGGCGCAgaggaacaacaacaacaatggCAGAGGGCGGGGAAACGGGCGAGGCAAGGGGTTTCTCGACCCAGCCTCCACCCACTACATCGTCCTCGACCCGAGGAGCGCCACCGGCCAGGAGCGTTTCTTCTGCCTCGCTCGCGGCCGCTGCCACTACCAAATCATCGACTGCCCTGCCCAGTGCCCCCAGCGCAAGCCCCGCCGCAACCGCCGCGTCAAGGGCTGCTTCGCCGACTGCAGCAGCCGCTGCGAGACCACCTGCAGAA GACGACTTCCCAATTGCAGGGGCTATGGCTCTGTTTGCTACGACCCCCGGTTCGTGGGCGGTGACGGCCAAATGTTCTACTTCCACGGCGCCAAGGGGGGCAACTTCTCGCTCGTCTCCGACGAGCAGTTCCAGATCAACGCCCACTTCATCGGGTGGCGGCCGGAGGGGCGCTCCCGCGACTTCACCTGGGTGCAGTCCCTCGCCGTCATATTCGACTCTCACGTGCTGGTCGTGGCCGCAAAGCCCGTCGCAAAGTGGGACGACCGCCTCGACGCGCTCGCCGTCCTCTGGGACGGCGAGGAGGTAGATCTCCCTGCCGACGGAGACGCAGAGTGGCGCCGCGCGCTGCCGGAGtcgaatggagaagaaatcgatGAGATTATTGAAGTGGATCAGCGGGAGGTTGTGGTGGAGAGGACGGCGGACAGGAATAGCGCGAAGGTGACGGTCTCGGGGCTGGTGGAGATGGACGTCAAGGTGGCGCCGATAACGGCGGAGGAAGATAGAGCACACAATTACCGGCTGCCGCCGGGCGACGCGTTCGCGCACCTGGAAATGCAGTTCCAATTCAAGCGACTGACGGAGAAGGTGGAGGGGGTCTTGGGGCAGACGTACCGGCCGGGCTACGTGAGCCCGGTGAAGAAGGGGGTGGCGATGCCAATGATGGGCGGCGAGGACAAGTACCAGCTTCCGTCCTTCCTCTCCACCACTTGCGCCAAGTGCATTTACCGTCCCGCCGCCGGCGTCGTCGACGTGGCGCAATACTGa
- the LOC121969557 gene encoding GATA transcription factor 11-like isoform X1, whose amino-acid sequence MEDGMGDLFDHIEDFLDFPGEEDVFGLMEPCGGMSGALLLPPLPVPVADELLGDGVGEDSLDGFITADNKAGVDFSKEDDKVGAWDEIDIMQLEWMSKFLDDPESSLGLHSGGGDAVDKSATSDDRPGETKADQRCFFRTSSPVSVLEPSTNTGGRGISESSSSSSYSSSSTSASYFIGGKKDTPLSRPEPPTVLAVPARARTKRARPAAFVPRPHVVVPCSPPAPTETVAALPSPLSSESFEESSFRAPPRPLPSKKSKKRNHPTDEGDYSCSPPAVRKCLHCEITKTPQWRAGPLGPKTLCNACGVRYKSGRLFPEYRPAASPTFVPAVHSNSHRKVVEMRNMADHNTVVTDDCDLLEYIRRRA is encoded by the exons ATGGAGGACGGCATGGGCGACTTGTTCGACCACATCGAGGACTTCCTCGACTTCCCTGGCGAAGAGGACGTGTTCGGGCTGATGGAGCCCTGCGGCGGTATGAGCGGCGCGTTGTTGCTTCCGCCGCTTCCGGTGCCGGTTGCCGATGAGCTTTTAGGAGACGGCGTCGGTGAGGACTCGCTCGATGGCTTCATTACAGCAGACAACAAGGCTGGGGTCGACTTCagcaaggaagacgacaaggtagGCGCT TGGGATGAGATTGACATTATGCAATTGGAATGGATGTCCAAATTCCTTGATGACCCTGAGTCCTCCCTCGGTCTCCATAGCGGCGGCGGCGACGCTGTCGACAAAAGTGCCACCAGCGATGACAGACCCGGCGAAACTAAAGCCGATCAGCGTTGTTTCTTTCGCACTTCGAGCCCTGTCTCTGTGCTCGAACCGAGCACGAACACCGGTGGCAGGGGCATCAGCGAGTCGTCGTCATCGTCCTCTTACTCTTCATCGTCGACCTCTGCTTCCTACTTCATCGGCGGTAAGAAGGACACTCCTCTTAGCAGGCCGGAGCCACCCACGGTGTTAGCCGTTCCCGCTCGCGCGCGGACCAAGCGCGCACGTCCGGCCGCATTCGTTCCCCGTCCCCACGTCGTCGTCCCCTGTTCCCCGCCGGCGCCAACCGAGACGGTTGCGGCCCTCCCCTCTCCGCTTTCCTCCGAGAGCTTCGAGGAGTCATCATTTCGTGCTCCGCCGCGGCCGCTTCCCAGCAAAAAGAGCAAGAAGAGGAACCATCCAACCGACGAGGGGGACTACTCGTGCTCGCCACCGGCGGTGCGTAAGTGCTTGCATTGCGAAATCACCAAGACCCCGCAGTGGAGGGCGGGGCCTCTCGGTCCAAAGACCCTCTGCAACGCCTGCGGCGTCCGCTACAAGTCCGGCCGGCTCTTCCCGGAGTACCGCCCCGCCGCCAGCCCCACCTTCGTCCCCGCCGTTCACTCCAACTCCCACAGAAAGGTCGTCGAGATGCGcaacatggccgaccacaacactgTCGTCACCGACGACTGCGATCTCCTCGAGTACATTCGCCGGCGAGCGTGA